Genomic window (Candidatus Baltobacteraceae bacterium):
CGTCGTCTTTAACTTTGCCCTTGATGCTGGGGTTCTGGGTGACCGCCAGCGCCGCTTCGGCTTTCTGGTAGATCTCCGGCGGAATGATCTTGTAGTCGAGCACCGCGACCTGCTTGAGCACCGCTTCGGCTTGATCGGGATTCTTGACGTTGGGGAGCTCGACGAGAATGCGATCGGTGCCGACGTTGCTGATCGACGGCTCGGCGACGCCGAGGCCGTTGATACGCCGGTCGATCACTTCACGGGTCTGCGCCTGCACTTGACTCGTGATTTGCGGCACGTCGGCGGTGGGGTAGAGCTGCAGCAAGAGCCGCGCTCCGCCTTGCAGATCCAAGCCGAGGTGAATCTTGGACTGGATCGGCGTAATCTGCCAGATCGATAGTCCCGTAAGAGCGAGAATGACAAGCGCCTTGATGGGCGTTTTGAGCTTATTCCAGGTCATGGCATCCGAACGGTAAGAGGGCAAGCAAACGGCCCTGGGCGGTGAGGCCCGCCGGGCCGGTGGACTTTAACCGTACAAGTTTATCCGGCCTCCCCAAGGGTGTCAAATGGCCGCCTAAAGGTCGGAAGGGGCACGAGTAGACACGTGCGACCGGCTCCGGATATACTTGGGATATCCATGGCTCACAAACGCGCGAGCGGCGCAATCTCTACGATCCTCGACCGCTGGGGAAACAGCCTGGGGCTGCGGCTCCCGAAGGGCGTCGCAGAAGCAGTCGGCCTCGCTGAGGGCGACCGCGTCTATCTCGAGGTCGAAAACGGGGCCGTGGTCGTACGGCGTGCGAAGCCGACATATACGCTCGAAGAGCTGCTCGACGGTTTGACGCCGGACATGCTTCACGGTGAAGTCGACACCGGCGAACCGATCGGCAAAGAAGACGTCTGGTAGTTTGGGCTACATTCCCGATCGCGGCGACATCGTCCGCATGAGTTTTTCGCCGCAAGCCGGGCACGAACAGGCGAATCGCCGTCCTGCGCTGGTTCTCAGTCCGAAATCGTATAACGGCACCGTCGGGTTGGTTATCGTCGTCCCTATAACGTCAAAGATGAAAGGCTATCGGTTCGAGGTCGCCCTTCCAACATCGCTGGAAACACAAGGTGCCGTGCTGTCCGACCAGCTCGAGAATCTTGACTGGCGCGCGAGAGATGCCGTTTTTGAGGAAACTGCACCGGAGGCAGTTCTCGATGAGGTGACGGCGCGCGTCGCAGCACTCTTGGCAATACGCTAGGCACTACGCGGCGATGATCTCGCTCGGGTTCAACGTTAGCTCGCCTGGCAGCTCCCCGTACGAAAAGACGTCGACGCGTACGCCCGAGCGCATCAGGAAATCGGCGAGCAGTGGCCGCAACGCGGCCGTACACACGATCGACGCGCCGTCGCGCGAGCGCCCCGCGACGTAGCGGCCGATCTGCTCGCGCAGCGCCAGCGCCGTTGACGGCGACGCCGCGTCGGTTCCACCGCGGCTCCACGCCGAAACCAGCGTTCGTTCGAACTCGGGGTCGAAGATGGCCGGCTCCAGCGTTGCGACGGCGCGCCGTCGCAAGAGCTCGGGGATGACGACGCGGCGCGCGGCTTCCGCCAACTCGTTTGCGTCGCGCGATCCCGCTTCCAACATCGCTTCGAGGACGCGCACCGGATCGCGGGGCCACACCATTTCGCGCAGCAACAACGAAAACGCACGATGCACCGCCGCGAACGGCAGCGACTCCGTACCAATTTCTTTGATGACCGACGGAACGCTCGCGCGCAAATGCTCGAACAGCGTCTGCAACTCTTGACGTCCGACCAGTTCGGCTGCGTGCGCGCGCGCGACTTCGGCCAAATGCGAACCGAGTACGGAGATCGGATCGAAAACCAGCGCGCCCGCCGCCGATGCGGCGTCGGCCCGTTCGACGGAAATCCACGCCGCCGGTAAGCCATAGACGGGCTCGGGCTCAACGCCCACGCCCAAGCGGCGCAACACCGCTTCTTCAGCCACGGCGAGCCGGCACTCCAGTCGAAGCGCGCCTTGAGCAACCAGCCGGTCGCGGACGCGAATGCCGTACGTCGCGGCTTCTCGTGCAAGGTCGTCGCGTAGCCGAACGCCGGGAAGAACGATGCCGATATCGGCCGCCAACGCTCGTCGCACCTCACCGATACGGTCGAGCAGCGCATCGGCGTGCGGCGGCACCAGCAGATGCGCGAGATCCGCGCCGACGTCGATGGATACCGCGTCGACGCCGACCAATCCGAGCGCAAGCTCCGGGCGCCGCATCGCTTGGCGGCGCGCACGTTCGCGCGACGCAGCCGTTTCGTCGTCGCTGCGCGTGCGATGCCGCTGCGCAAGCCACGCGAGTACGAACGCCATTAGACCGAGCAGCGCAAAGAGCGGCCGCGGAAGCGCCGGAACAAAACTCAGTGCGAGCAGCAGCACCCCGACGCTGCGCAGCACGTCGGGGCGCGAGCACAACTGCGCGGCCAGATCCGATCCCAGCGCACCCTCGGACGCGACGCGCGTCACCATCATGCCCATTGCGGTGGAGATCAAGAACGCCGGCAAAGTCGTCACGAGCGCGTTGCCGATCGAGAGCAGGGCGAACCTGTTGAGCGCATCCACTGCAGTTAAACCATGATAGGCAATGCCCACGATGACGCCGCCCGCGAGATTGAGCGCGACGATGACCAACGCCGCGACGGCGTCGCCTTTGACGAACTTTCCGGCGCCGTCCATCGCACCGTAAAAGTCGGCCTCGCGCTGCACGGCCGCGCGCTTGCGGCGCGCCCCCGCGGCATCGAGCACGCCGGCGTGAACGTCCGCATCGATGGCCATTTGCTTCCCCGGCATGGCATCGAGCGTGAAGCGCGCGGCGACTTCGGCGACGCGCTGCGAGCCACTGGCTATCACCACGAACTGGATCGTCACGAGAATCGCGAACACGATGATGCCCACGACGAGATTGCCGTTCACGACAAAGGCGCCGAACGCCGGAACGATGGCGCCCACCGCGCCCGGCGTCGCTCCTTGCGTAAGAATCAATCGCGTCGCCGAGACGTCGAGGGACAATCGAAACAGCGTCGCGACGAGCAGAGCCGGCGCGAACGCACTGAACTCCAGCGGGTCCTCGACGGTGACCGAAAGCAGCAGGACGAGCGCGGATGCAAAGATGTTCACGCCCAGCAGCACGTCGAGCAGCCACGGCGGCAACGGCACGATCAAAATCCCGACGATCGCCAGAAGCACGCCTGCGAAGGCGTAGACCGGAAGCCGGGTCACGTGCGCAGCAATCCGGCGCGGAACAGCGCCGCCACGACTTCGGCAACCGCGACGAAATGCGCGCGGTCGATCGGATCGCCGACGCGTCCGTCGCGATAGAGCGCTCGCGCCAACGGTACGTTCTCGACGACCGGTATGCCCCTGGCCGCCGCTATGGCCCGCACGCGACCGGCGGCATCGCCGGCGGCGCGCACGAGAATGGTCGGCACCGCCACTAGCGGCGGTTCGTACTGCAACGCCACCGCCACGTGCGTGGGATTTGCAATCACGAACGACGCCTTTCCCACGTCGTCGACGCAACCGCGCAGCAGCGAACGATGCAGCGCCCGGCGGCGTCCGCGCTCGAGCGGATCGCCTTCTTGTTCCTTGGCTTCGCGCTTGCGATCGTCGAAACTCATGCGCAGTTTCTGCAGCCACGTTCGGCGCGCCGCGCCATATTCGGCGACGGCAAATGCGGTTCCGACCGCAAACGCCGCGATCGCTACGCGTTGGGCCGCGTTCCAAACGCCGGCCGCAACCCCGGCCACGGACCCCGCAGCGATTGCTTCGCGTGCGGCGGCTTGCAGCGCCGGAACCATCGCGCATCCTGCCAGTGCGAAGGCAGCTCCCGCGCGAAATCCGTGACCGAGCGTCTCGCGCGAAAACATGCGCTTACATCCCTCTATTGGATTGAGCCGTTCCACCTTCGGAAGCGGAAAGATAAACAAGCCGCCCCCGTTCTGCGCGATCGCAACGACGCTGCCGGCGAGCGCCGCAGCGGCAATTGGCAGCAGCGCAACGCCGAGCACGGCCATCGAATCGACCTCTCCATTGCCGGCCGCAGCGCGCGCGATGGATCGGGAAGCCAGTGCTCCTAGCAGCGGCGCGCTCGCAACGAGCGTTAGACCGGCGGCGAGAAACGCCGCATTCGCGCCGAGCTCGGAACACCGCGCGACGTTGCCCTCGCGCCGCGCCTTTTCCAGACGCTGCGGCGTCGCGTCAAACGGCTTCTCCGATTCGTCGCTCATCGAACCGGCAGCGCAAGCAATGGATGTCCCGCGCGCGCGGCGAGAATCGGCACCGCGCACACCGTCGCGATCAGCACCGCCGCGAACGCGAGCGGAAATGCAAGCGTGATGCTTCCGAAACGTGGAACCGCGCGAGAGAGAGCCCCCAGCGCGATCTGCACCGCAAATGCCAAACCGATGGCCGGCGCGGCCACCCCGGCCGCGCTGATCGCAATCGTTGCGGCCAAGCTCGCGAGATACGGCATCCAGGCGTGCGCGTCGAACGGAACGCCCGGCGTAAGTCGCGAGAAACTCATTGCAAACCACCAAATCGTGGGTCGGTAGGCGCCCAACAGGAAGAACCCGCCGGTGAATGCGAGCGACCAAACGCGTCCGAAGCCCGAAGGAGCGACGATTTGCGCGCTCGGCGCGAAGGCTTTGACGCCGGCATAGTCGTCGACGGTCCGGCCCCCGGCGTAGGCCGCGTCGTACAATAAAGACGCCGCGGCGCCGACGATCGCGCCGAGCAAAAGTTCGGTCGCAAACGCGAGCGCAAAACTCAGTTCGTCACGCGGAACCTTCGCGGCGCTAACGCCCGGTGCAACGGACAACGTCAAAAACACGGCGAGACCGGCGCGCACGGGTGCCGGAACGCTCGGGTGTGAAAAGCCGGGTGCGCGGAATGCGAATCCGGCGCAACGCGCAAAGACGAGCGTCCCGGTCGCCAGTGAATCGCTCACGAACCGGAGACGAGGGCGGGAATCGCGTCCAACGCGCGATCGAACAGACCGGCCAACGCGTGCATTGCGAAGGATCCGAAAATCGCAACCGTAATGCCGACCGCAATCGCCTTCGGCAGCAAGGTCAATGTCTGTTCCTGCACTTGCGTGGCAGCCTGCACCACCGCCACGGCCGTACCGACCAGCGCCGAGACGGCCAGCATCGGCAACGCGATCAACGCCGTTGTGAACAGCCCGTCGCGAACCAGAGCGTCGAAAGCTTCCATCGCGCCGATCGTACGGTGCGATGGTGACGCAATCGTTAGCGAATTATGACGGTTCGCTTACGGCGCAAAGGTCCGAGCGAACAGCGGTCGCCAGGCGCTGGCGGCGAGCAGCGACGATACGATGGCGCGCGTGGCCGGTGATTTGTTGAGCGTATAAAAATGGATGCCGGGCACGCCGCTCTGAAGCAGCGCGACGGCCTGCATCGACGCGTACGCGACGCCGAGGGCTTCGACTGCTTCGGCGTCACCTTTGCGCAGCTCCATCTCGACGCGCAGTTTCGGCGGGATCGTCGCACCGCACATCGCCACGAAACGCTTGATCTGCTCGAAGTTGGTAATCGGCATGAGCCCTGGGAGTATCGGAGCCGTCACGCCCATCGCTCGAGCGCGGCGCTCGAACCCGAAGAACGCATCGTTATCGAAAAAGAGTTGCGATACGAGAAAGTCGGCGCCGGCATCGACTTTTTCTTTAAGGCGCGCGAGGTCGACGTCCATGCTCGCGGCCTCGGGATGCTTCTCGGGATAGCACGCCGCACCGATGCAGAAATCGTAGTTTCGGCGCAACATGGCGATCAACTCGGTCGCGTGGCTGAAACCGCCCGCCGGAGCGACGAACTGCTCCTCTCCCTTCGGCGGATCGCCGCGCAGGGCAAGAACGTTTTCGATGCCGGCGCGAGCGAGATCGTCGAAGAGCGCGCGCAGCTCCGCGCGCGTGGAACCGACGCACGTCACGTGCGCTACCACCGTCAGGCCGATCTCTTGCTGGATCTTCTTCGCGAGCGCAACCGTCCGCGCGCGGGTCGAACCGCCCGCCCCGTAAGTGATGGAGACGAATGCCGGCCGCAACGGCTGCAGCGCCGAGATGGCATCGATAAGCTGGCGCGAACCGTCCTCGTCCTTCGGTGGAAAGAACTCGAACGAGAAGAACGGCCGCATCGAGGCCAGCGCCTCGCTAATTCGCATCGGCCATTTCTTTAACGAAAGCCGCCGACTACGCCTGCGGAATCGACTGTGCGTAGCGAAAGACGTCGTCCGGATCGTATTTTCGCTTTACTTCTTTTAGCCGCGCAAGACTCTCGCCGTAGTATTGCTGCTGCCAGTCCGAAAGGTTGGGATCGGCATAGCCTTGGTACGCACTCCCGGAAAGCCACGGCCGCACCGATTCGTACGTCGCCTGGGTCCAGGCTATATTCGCGTTGGCTACCGAATCGCTGGATCCAGGTTTCCATCGCGATTGGTACTGCACGACGTAGCGAATGTCGCGGTGCGCGAACGCCGCCGCGCTCGGCGGCCGCGCGATCGCGCCTCCCGCCGTTTCAAACGCGATCTTGCCGACGTTGACCGCGCCTTGGAAATCCGCCGGCGTCAATACCGGATCGGCTTGACGCCGCGCGATCGCTTCGACGAGTGCTTCGAACGCTTGCGCCGGCCACGTCGCCCGAATCAGGTCCGACTTAGCGTAGAAACTGGGCCGCGGGAGCGCCCCATTTGGCGAGACCCCCGCGTACTTACATTCGTCGGCTCGCAGCCCCGCACAAATCGGTTCGCGCATGGTGGAAAGATACGGCGCCGTCACGACCGTTGTCGCGCTGGGTTTGACGCCGGCAGCGGTCAGCAGCGCTTCACCCAGCGCACGGGCACCTCGCTCGTTGCCCGCATACGTCAACTCGATAACGACGCTCCCGCCATCACTGGGCGAGCCCGTATGAATTTCGGTCCAGCAATGCGCGCGGTCGGGAAGAGCGGTTACCCATTGCTGAAACGCCGTCATCACGCGCACGCCGCTCGCGAGCGGAAACGTGTAGACGATCTCGGTGAACGGCATGTCGACCGGATGCAAGCGCCCCGTCAACTCGACGACGGCACCGAAGTTCCCGCCGCCGCCGCCGCGACACGCCCAAAATAGATCGGCGTTTTGCCGTTGATTGGCTGTAATGAGGTCGCCCGCGGCGGTAACGAGTTTCAACTCAGTGATGTTGTCGCAGGTGAGTCCGTACAGGCGCGAGAGCCGTCCGAATCCACCGGCCGCACTGAGTCCGCTAAGCCCGACGGTTGGGCACGTTCCGGCCGGCAAGGTCATCCGCGTCGGCCAAAGCGCCGTGTAAAGCGGCAGGTTCGTCTGACCCGCGCCGAAGGTCGCTTCTTGCCGCGCCCGATCCGCTCGAACGTACGCGAGCTCCGACACGTCGACGATCAATCCGGTGGTTGCGGAGAATCCGGCAAAACTGTGGCGCCCGTTGCGCACCGCAAAGTTTATCCCGTACTCGCGGGCAAACTTTATGGATTGCGCGACGTCCTCGGCACCGGCGACGATCGCGACCGCGCTCGGCACCACAGCGGCAAAGCGCGCGTTCCACGGCTGACTCGCGATGGCATAAGCGGCGTCCGACGGCGCGATGACTCGTCCTTTGATCGCCGACCGCAGCTGGTCGAGGCGCGACGTCCTCGGCGAAGAACCGCCGGCGACCGAACATCCCCCTAACGAAGCGTTCGCGCAAGCCAACGCAACGGCCGAAGCTCCCGTCTCGAGAAACCGACGCCTGCTCTGCATAGGCTTCACTGTACTGCGTCGCGAGTTCGATATCCCTTACAACGAGGGGTCCGGACAACGATCAATGTAAATGGTTTTATGACTAAAAAGCATTTGATTCCGCTGTTGGTCGGTATCTGTTTTTGCTTTTCGCCGGCAGCCTCTCTCGCTGATACCCCCGGACACATCACGGGCGTGGGCGGCATTTTCGTGAAAAGCAAAGACCCCAAAGCCTTGGCCGCATGGTATCGAGACGTGCTGGGTATTCAGATCGAGAGCTGGGGAGGGGCGGCGCTCCGATACGATGCCCCGGAGCATCCGCCCGTTCTCGTGTGGAACGCTTTCCCGCAAACGACGAAGTACATGACGCCATCGACGCGTGAGTTTATGTTAGACTTCGCCGTCGACGACCTTGACGCATACCTTGCGAAGCTCAAGGCAAAGGGTGTAGTAGTTCTCAAGCGCGACGACTCGGACCCGGACGGCAAATACGCCTGGATCCTCGATCCGGACGGCACGAAAATCGAACTTTGGCAACCGAAGCCCAAATAACGTTAGATGTGAACGCCCATGAGTTTGCTCAGACCTGACGAGCTACTTGACTTTGCGGCGCGCGCTCGATCCACAGCAGCGCGATTGCCAGTTCGTGGGAGAGCCGCGTGAGCGTCTCGAGTTCGTCGGGGTCGAACCGTTCGCCGGAGTCTCGGTATTGAGCAAACACCGCACCGGTGACCGTTCCGAAGACGACCAGCGGAAAGACCGCAGCAAGCCGCGGCAGGGCGGTTGCAAAGTCGTCGGTGTGCACGGGAACGTGCTTCGAGCGCAGGCGCATGAACACCGGATCGTCCGCATTCACTGGGAACGCTTCACCGTGTCCCGCTTGTGCCGCCGGCGTATACGTCGTCTCCGTTTCGATATAGATACAGACGAACGGCGCGTGCATAAGCCGGTGAATTTCGTGCGCGACGCGCCCCGAGAGCGCGCGGACGTCGCGCGCGTGTGGGAAATCATCAACGAGTGCGCCAAGTTCGGCAGCGGCACGCAGCTTGTCGCGATAGAGAACCTGCTCGACGAGCCGCTCGACCGACGCTTCGATCCACTTAATCGAAAAGCCCAAGAGCAGCGGAACCAATAGCTCTAAAACCGTGCTCTGTACCCGGCCGAGCGCGGCACGCTCCACGATCTGCTCGGCCACAATAAATACGCCGACGATGACGGAGAGAACGAGCGTGTACGTCACCGCGCGGCTGAAGACGAAATCGACCGCGACGAGCCCGCGAGCCAGCACGGCGTACGGGAGTACGATCGCTAGCGCCAGATACGTAATATTCAGTGCGCCGCCCGCGAGAAGCGGCTGGCCGGTAATACCGGAGATCCAGTTTGCGGTCGGGCCGATCTGAGAGAACAGCATCGCGGCGAAAATCCAACGAACGGCTTCGGCGGTGCGCCCACGCGCGTAGAACGCCGCAACGGCAAAGACGAGCACGCCGGAATAGCCGAGCAGCATCTGCGTAATCCAATACTGCGGCGTTGTGAAGTACGTCGAGCCGAAAATGGCGCCGAGCCGGTCTCCGAAAGAGCACACGGTAAAGGCGATAAGGGCGGCGGCGCACAGCGCAGCAAGCCCGCCGCGCAGCAAGCGCGGCGTCAGTTTAGGCAGCAATTCGAATGCGAAAAGAATACGTGCCCCGAAGACACCGAAGGCAACGACCGTGACCTCGAAGACGTTCATAAGGACGGGCACCCAAGGTGGCCCCCAGTAGCGGACGGCAAATCCCTCGTAGACGGAAAGCGAGCAGACGAAGAGGCCGGCATAGAGGGAATCTTTTGCGGTACCACGCGCGATCAAGAACACACCGGCAGCGGCGAGCAATATCCGCATGACCATGTCGAGCAGGTCGAGCAGGATCGGCGCGCGGCGTTCGAATCGTTCGTGCGCGTATATCACGGCGCCGTTGCGGAGCAGCGGAACGTCAATGGCTCCCATCGCGGGACCGCTGGCGTGAATTAGTGATGCGACCATATAGCGCGACGTGACATCCACGAGCCGCAGATCCGCAACGTCACCCGGACGAATGCCCGCTGCGGCACCGGCGGACGTAACGGTCGTATAGACCGAGCGCGACGGATCGAGCCGCTGTAACGTTCCGAGGTTCGGCAGTTGACCAAAGTCCAGATAGCCCGCGCCGATATCGGCAATGCACAGAAACGTGATGAGCCCAACGAGTAAGGCCCCGAGGGTTCGGTTCATGTCCTGCGTTTCGACGCGGCGACGTATGCGCCTATGCGGGGTTCAGCTCGGCGAGACGTGCGCGCAGAATTGCGTTCTCGCGTTCGCGTTCTATAGCGTGAAGGTGCTCGTATGCAGTGGCCGCCGCATGCGCCAAACCGGTGAGGAGCCCTTCCTCTTCGTCATCGATTGCTTCGCCGTCACGATGACCGCCGTAGAGCACGACGGCGATGACGCGACGTCCGACGACGACAGGCAAAGCGTAGACCGGCTTGCCTTCGCCGTTCGGTACGATAGCCTTCGACTGGGGCGCTTCGCCGAGCATGACGCCGCGATTCGCCGAGCGCGCGAAAAGCACGATCGGATCGTCGGCATCGAGCGACTGCGTTTCGTCGCCCCAGCCGGTAGCCGCCGTGCGTACGTAGTGACCGTCGTCGGCGCGGAAGAGCGCGGCTGACGAGAATCCCATGGCCGATGCGGTCTCCTCGGTGAGCAGCGACTCGATGGTTGCAATCTTCTCCGTAAAAGGAAGCGCGTGAACGATATGATGCATCCGCTGGAACGCACGATGACGGGACGCGAAGAAGACGCGTTCCGCGAATCGGTCGATACGCTTGTGCAGCGATCGAAGCCAGAAACTAAAACCAATGGCGATCCCAATTTCGAATACCGTCGCCAAACGCGCGTCTTCGAGACGGCGCGCAAAGAACCAATCGGCGAAGGCGAGCAGAGCGACCGGTATGGACGTCACCAATGCGTAGATGACGGCCCGTCCGCCAACGATACGAATATCGAGAATCCGGCCTTGCACCAGCGAGTACGCAAACGCGAACGGCGCCGGATTAAAGTTATAGAGATAGATCACCCACGGCGTGGCGTCGCGATTGACTACCTCATCGATAAAAAAGATGACTTGGGCGCCGACGTAGACCGCGATCGCGGCGGCGACCCAGCGCATGCGCGTCACTTCGGGGCCGCGTGCTCCCCAGAACCGGGTGACGTAGGCCGCTAGCCCGACAAAAACGCCGAGTACGACTAGCGTGCTGGACATCACATACAATAAGGAAGTAGCGCCCGTCCAGAACGCGGACTGATAAAAGTGCAGATAGTATATCGTGCCCCACAACGACACCGCTGGAACGATCGCACGGTCTACGATACGCCATTGCTCGAGCGGCCGGCCGGTCGGAAACCGCAAGCACAGATAGAGGAAACCGAGGTTGCCGAGCCAGACCGAAAAGCTCGCTTCCAGTGCAGACCACGGCGTCAGAATCGGCGGCGAAATGCGCAGCCACGCCGTATTATCGAGCGTCGCGTAAAAGTAGCAGAATCCGAAGAACGCGAGCGTCAACACGTCGGCGCGTGCGAACACTCCGGCGCACGCCAGTCCCATGAGCACCACTGCCCACAGAAGCGAGAGCAGGTCGTACGCGATCTTACCTGCATCCAGCGAAGAGACGCGGGCGACGACCATCGCCGCGATCGGCTGGCCGCCGCGAAGTACCGGTAACGCCACCGCCTTTTGAACCGGAAACCAGCCGTCCCATAACCAGAGGTGCATCAGCGATCCGGTACGGGCGAAATCGACGCGGTCACCTTTTTGCAGACCGGCCGCCGCGGCTGCCGAACCGGGCGTCACCGACTCGACGAGGCCGCTCGCAGCGTTGATCGATACCCCGACCGCAGCGGGCGACGCGTACGCACCAAAATCGCAGGCGACGCGGATGACCGAATGCGACAGCCCCAGCAATGCGACGGCGATGGCAAGCCAACGAACGAATACGGCGTTCTTCACAACTTTTACGGTGCATTATCGAAAACTGGCGACAACGCCTCCGCAGACCAGCGCCCAGCCGTCGACCATGACGAAGAGCAGGAGCTTCACCGGGAGCGAAATCACCGGCGGCGATAACATCATCATGCCAAGTCCCATGAGCATCGCGGCCACTGCCAAATCGATGGCGACGAACGGCAGATACAGCGCGAATCCAATCGCGAACGCGCTGCGCAGCTCGCCGACGACGAACGCCGGCAACAACGTGGTCAACGGAGCTCGGTCAGGCGGCTCCGGCGCTCGGCGCGCTATTCGGTCGAAAAGTTTCACGTCCGCAGCGTGGGCCTGTCGAAGCATGAACGCACGAACCGGCTCTACGGCTGCACTGACGGCTCGCGCCGGCGAAAGCGCGCCGCGTTGATACGGCGCGAGCGCTTCGCGATCGATACGCTGCAAGGTCGGCGTCATGACGACGAGGGTCAACGCAAAAGCCAGCCCGGTGAGAATAGCGTTGGGCGGCAGCGCCGACGCACCGATCGCCGAGCGCACCAGCGATAGTACGACGACGATGCGCACGAACGACGTGCACATGATCAGCAAAAACGGAATGACCGACAGGAGCGTCAGTCCCGCAAGCACGTCGAGCGGCACCGTCGCGTGCGACTTGAGCCCCAGCGACAGCAGCGCGTCCACGTAAAGAAGCGTAACGCTGCGGCGTTACGCTTCGATGATCGACTTAAGAACGAACGATTACTACGTCGGGCGCTGAATTAACTCGGTGACGCGAACGCCGAAGTTGTCGTCGACGGCAACCACTTCGCCGCGGGCGATGAGCTTATTGTTGACCAGCAGATCGACGGGGCCGCCGGCCAGACGATCGAGCTCGATGATCGAGCCGGTTCCGAGCTTGAGGACTTCCGCGACGGACATCTTGCAGGTGCCCAGCTCCGCGGTAACTTGCAGCGGGACGTGCATGAGCACCTCGATGTTCGCCCCGTCGCGAACCTTCTTCGGGTCGATGGTCGTCATGCTATAGATCCCTCAATTTCGAAAGCGTATCGGCCGTCGCGTACGCCGCAGGTTCCGGTGGCCAGCGTTCGCCCGCCAATTCGCAGGCTCCCGCGAAGGGTGCTTGGTCGAGTTATCGGCACGACGTCGCCCGGAGCCAATGCCGCAAGCCTCTGGGCCGTGACCTCTTCGAGCTCCAAAGTGACGCTCGCTTCCAAAGGAAGATCGGCAAGGTCGTGCGGGGTAAGCGCCGGGACCGCGTCCGGCACGAGGTCGCGGGAGACGGCAATACCGACGCGGGCAGCGACCGGTTGATCGATCGCCAACTCGAGGTACGCCGCAAACGACCCGAGTGCGGCCG
Coding sequences:
- a CDS encoding AbrB/MazE/SpoVT family DNA-binding domain-containing protein; the protein is MAHKRASGAISTILDRWGNSLGLRLPKGVAEAVGLAEGDRVYLEVENGAVVVRRAKPTYTLEELLDGLTPDMLHGEVDTGEPIGKEDVW
- a CDS encoding type II toxin-antitoxin system PemK/MazF family toxin translates to MKSTPANRSAKKTSGSLGYIPDRGDIVRMSFSPQAGHEQANRRPALVLSPKSYNGTVGLVIVVPITSKMKGYRFEVALPTSLETQGAVLSDQLENLDWRARDAVFEETAPEAVLDEVTARVAALLAIR
- a CDS encoding flagellar biosynthesis protein FlhA; this encodes MTRLPVYAFAGVLLAIVGILIVPLPPWLLDVLLGVNIFASALVLLLSVTVEDPLEFSAFAPALLVATLFRLSLDVSATRLILTQGATPGAVGAIVPAFGAFVVNGNLVVGIIVFAILVTIQFVVIASGSQRVAEVAARFTLDAMPGKQMAIDADVHAGVLDAAGARRKRAAVQREADFYGAMDGAGKFVKGDAVAALVIVALNLAGGVIVGIAYHGLTAVDALNRFALLSIGNALVTTLPAFLISTAMGMMVTRVASEGALGSDLAAQLCSRPDVLRSVGVLLLALSFVPALPRPLFALLGLMAFVLAWLAQRHRTRSDDETAASRERARRQAMRRPELALGLVGVDAVSIDVGADLAHLLVPPHADALLDRIGEVRRALAADIGIVLPGVRLRDDLAREAATYGIRVRDRLVAQGALRLECRLAVAEEAVLRRLGVGVEPEPVYGLPAAWISVERADAASAAGALVFDPISVLGSHLAEVARAHAAELVGRQELQTLFEHLRASVPSVIKEIGTESLPFAAVHRAFSLLLREMVWPRDPVRVLEAMLEAGSRDANELAEAARRVVIPELLRRRAVATLEPAIFDPEFERTLVSAWSRGGTDAASPSTALALREQIGRYVAGRSRDGASIVCTAALRPLLADFLMRSGVRVDVFSYGELPGELTLNPSEIIAA
- a CDS encoding EscU/YscU/HrcU family type III secretion system export apparatus switch protein; translation: MSDESEKPFDATPQRLEKARREGNVARCSELGANAAFLAAGLTLVASAPLLGALASRSIARAAAGNGEVDSMAVLGVALLPIAAAALAGSVVAIAQNGGGLFIFPLPKVERLNPIEGCKRMFSRETLGHGFRAGAAFALAGCAMVPALQAAAREAIAAGSVAGVAAGVWNAAQRVAIAAFAVGTAFAVAEYGAARRTWLQKLRMSFDDRKREAKEQEGDPLERGRRRALHRSLLRGCVDDVGKASFVIANPTHVAVALQYEPPLVAVPTILVRAAGDAAGRVRAIAAARGIPVVENVPLARALYRDGRVGDPIDRAHFVAVAEVVAALFRAGLLRT
- a CDS encoding flagellar biosynthetic protein FliR → MSDSLATGTLVFARCAGFAFRAPGFSHPSVPAPVRAGLAVFLTLSVAPGVSAAKVPRDELSFALAFATELLLGAIVGAAASLLYDAAYAGGRTVDDYAGVKAFAPSAQIVAPSGFGRVWSLAFTGGFFLLGAYRPTIWWFAMSFSRLTPGVPFDAHAWMPYLASLAATIAISAAGVAAPAIGLAFAVQIALGALSRAVPRFGSITLAFPLAFAAVLIATVCAVPILAARAGHPLLALPVR
- a CDS encoding flagellar biosynthetic protein FliQ, which translates into the protein MEAFDALVRDGLFTTALIALPMLAVSALVGTAVAVVQAATQVQEQTLTLLPKAIAVGITVAIFGSFAMHALAGLFDRALDAIPALVSGS
- the metF gene encoding methylenetetrahydrofolate reductase [NAD(P)H], giving the protein MRISEALASMRPFFSFEFFPPKDEDGSRQLIDAISALQPLRPAFVSITYGAGGSTRARTVALAKKIQQEIGLTVVAHVTCVGSTRAELRALFDDLARAGIENVLALRGDPPKGEEQFVAPAGGFSHATELIAMLRRNYDFCIGAACYPEKHPEAASMDVDLARLKEKVDAGADFLVSQLFFDNDAFFGFERRARAMGVTAPILPGLMPITNFEQIKRFVAMCGATIPPKLRVEMELRKGDAEAVEALGVAYASMQAVALLQSGVPGIHFYTLNKSPATRAIVSSLLAASAWRPLFARTFAP
- a CDS encoding FAD-binding oxidoreductase, with the translated sequence MQSRRRFLETGASAVALACANASLGGCSVAGGSSPRTSRLDQLRSAIKGRVIAPSDAAYAIASQPWNARFAAVVPSAVAIVAGAEDVAQSIKFAREYGINFAVRNGRHSFAGFSATTGLIVDVSELAYVRADRARQEATFGAGQTNLPLYTALWPTRMTLPAGTCPTVGLSGLSAAGGFGRLSRLYGLTCDNITELKLVTAAGDLITANQRQNADLFWACRGGGGGNFGAVVELTGRLHPVDMPFTEIVYTFPLASGVRVMTAFQQWVTALPDRAHCWTEIHTGSPSDGGSVVIELTYAGNERGARALGEALLTAAGVKPSATTVVTAPYLSTMREPICAGLRADECKYAGVSPNGALPRPSFYAKSDLIRATWPAQAFEALVEAIARRQADPVLTPADFQGAVNVGKIAFETAGGAIARPPSAAAFAHRDIRYVVQYQSRWKPGSSDSVANANIAWTQATYESVRPWLSGSAYQGYADPNLSDWQQQYYGESLARLKEVKRKYDPDDVFRYAQSIPQA